The genome window TCCGATCCATGTCTCCTTCATTCAGCCGACGAATCGCCAGCTCAGGCCGGTATTTCCTAACATCAAACGTAGTGAAATAACCTTCTGACTCTGAAGTTTTGTTCGCATCACAGAATGCATCGACCGGGAAGAGCCAAAAGCCAAACGCCGGTCTTACAGCTTTGCTtatgtcttcatcctcagattCCCGGGTTTCCGAAGCTGCAACTCCCTCAACTTttggttcttgagaagaccaCGTACTTTCAGGCTGTGTTGTCCAGCCACTATTTTCTGATTGTAACCAAGCCTCGGCATCCCTAAGGTTACAAATCGATCGACGAGGGTTGAAGCCAAGTAAAATTCGGTATCGTTCTTCACATGGTCTTACTTCTATCTTTTCTAGGGTTTGAAGCCATGAGTCATATAAACGCTCAGGATTGCGGACGTGAAGATGGCTCAGATCGTCTTCGACAGTGCGAGGATCAAGCCCAATACGATCGAAGCTGTGTGGCAAAGCGTGAATGGGAAATGACCTTTCGAAGAACGTCTTGCGGATTGTTGACCTTTCATTTTCACCACCAATCATTCCCCGAATAGATGCCTGGATATAAACCAACCAAACTTCATCAAGCCCGCTGATGATTTCTCTGaacatcctcatctttgAGGATTCGATTTCAGATGGCCTGATTGCGTCAAGGCCGTATGCGCGCCCCCCTAACTGATTGCGACAGAGAGCAAGGTTTCTAATCCCGATGTTACGTGGATCATGCTTCGTCTTCAAGTCGCATACAAAGTCCACTATGGCCATCGTGTCTTGCTCTATATGAAGAAAGTCATATTCAGGGTTGATATATATCGCTCCAGAAGTCCAAGGGGTGATGCGATGTTTGGATGCATGGGCCGTCAACCAACAGGGCAGGCGCATCCTATGGAAAGAAAGCGTCACCTCTCTAGATTCTGCATTGACTTTAAGAAGTTTGCTAAGGAGTCGGTGGCCGGCGACAACGGGATAGTAGGATGGATCAACCTCCCCGGGTTCTATTGGAGGAAATCGAATACCATATCTAGTAAGGTTGGCACAAAAGCTGGCGTGTGATCGGAGAAAGATCTTGATAATTCTTTGATGTCGGAGAGCCCATGTCCATATTGAGACTCGTATCTCTGCTGGAAGTGAGGGGAACTGCGTGAACGATGATGGCCCTGCAACATTGGCCGCAGGATTGAAAATCTCTAGATGCCTTCGAGACATTCTTACTATATATGCAATATATCGCTTGTCAAAAGGAACGAGGTATTAGAGCATGTCGCGAGTGGAGTATGGTGAAAGTCGTAAGATTGCTGACAGTCACTCATGCTTACGGCCGGACAAGGGCCCCGCGGAAGACCTTTGGCCGTGGCGCAGCCACGCACGGATGACAGCAGGATTACGGTTTCGGCAGCTGTAAAGGTTTTCTACCAATCATAATTATGCTCGTATAATTGGTCTAGAGCAGCTGGTCCCAAGGATGCACGGAGTCGGCAGGGGTTTGTGAGCGCTGAAGAGAAGACGTTTTTTGGTGAAAACAACGAGGGTCAAAGTGGTCAACAATTTAAGAATCGGGAATTTAATGTATAATCTATCATAACAGGGTATAAAGCAATTCGCTACGTCAAAGATAATCACGGCCCAATGCACCCCAACCTCTGGCCCTCCCTCTCACAAGCCCCATATCATCCATATTCAGGATTCCAATACCGTTGTCTATCAACACCCTCCATGCGATATCCCTCACATTCGGTGGTTTTGAGGGAGTATCCCAGTACCGCGCCAACAGGCCACGATCCTTGGCCTGCTCAATCTGCGTCAACGCCATGTCCAGTTCTCTTGACGGCGGTGTATCCAGTACGCGCTGGAAGTTTGATCTGTAGAGAATAGCATTCTCGAATCTTGTTGAAGCAAAATATGAATTGGAGCGGTTGTATTTGTATGTGGGAGGGTTTGTTGAGAAGTCATCGTCTGTCGAGACGAGACTCTCGAGCTTGGCGTCCCAGAAAATGTCGCGATGCGTGGAGTTCATGGCCAAGACTGACTCGAAGGGCGTGTTTCCGGTACCAACGACAGTGAGAGGTCGGATGATTCTCTCTGTGCCGTTCCAGTATGTCAAGTAGCCGAGGTCTCTCAAAGGCTGGAGTTGGGCATTCAACGCATCGAATGTTTCCGGGCCAGCTGTTTTGAGATCGACGAGGAGCGTGACGGTTTGCTTGGGTGCCATTTCGAAGAAGCCTTGCCAGTCATCATCCTTTACTCCCGCGTTGCGTGCTTCCAACATGCGTTGGAGGGGCTTCAGGTACATTCCTTGTAACGTTCGGTGGGGGTTCACGCTCAATCGCGAATGCGCAACAAAAAGATTGCCATGTCGTAGATGAACATCTGCTTCGATGCTGATACACCCAGAGCCGAGGGCTTCAAATAGTGGGATATGCCGTGTGTAATCATTATGCGAGTGGACCGGCACAGGACGAGCGCTTCGGAGGAATGATTGATGGTTATCGTCCCAAATTTCAGGACTATCGTGACTGAGGTGGCCGAATCGTAAATCGTAGGGGTCGTTTGGTATACGGACCATTCCCTTGCCGAGACGGGTGATATAGATTAACTGGCTGATCGACCTGCAGACAGACTCATGAGCGAGGACTTTGAAAGAGCTTGGCGAATAACTTACAGTATGAGCAACAAACCCGTCGCATACTTGAGCCAATTGGTCTTCATGTGTCGCATAAAAATGACCCTGGGAGGAAGTCTCCTCACAATAACCTCCTCCGACGAACTCGCATCACTGTAAGTAAGCCTCGACTCCATGATATATCCCTCGAACGCAGTGTCTACACTCTCTCGAATCCGAGGAACGAAAAAGAGGGGTCCAACGgggtaataattataaccaGCACCAAACAGCTCAACAGCGCTACTGCTGTACCGAGTTTCAAGGGATTTCTGAAGTGGCTAGGCGTATTTTCTCGGATGCTACCCGACCAGGTTAGTTCCAGTGGAGAGGTTTACGCTTCCACCAATAGAAGCGGCCGAGATTGGTCGAGATACGTTCTGGACCTAAGGACCTGACAACGCCGCGGGTTTTCATGTCACGATAGTGCCATTTTGGGGCTACCATTATACGACTGCGCCTTTTGAAGAAGCGTAAGCACGGCACGGTTTATGTGATGGGAATGGGGATGACTTTTTTCGTCGTTGGTGATTGAGTTTGCTGGACCCGGACGCGTCAACAAGCCGATGGAAGGATTCGAGGCAACAGAATAACATCATGGCATTTATGAAGAGGTACCTAAGCCTCAGCTGAGATAGCGTGGTGTAAACGAGTATTCTCGGAGGTTTCCTGTTTCAAGCTGCTCACACTAGATACGTTAGAATCACGGTTTTTTTTTGGTGGCAGCTCCCGGGAATTCGGCACAAACGCCCTCGACGTTTGGAACTTTGACCTCCGACTCGGACGCGGAGTTGCATTGCGCTCAGTCGGAGCGCCAGTTTTCCGTCGGCAATTAGGCTTGTACGTCATCTCTCTAAGTGCATTTGGCATTCAACTCTAAGTAACAGTATCATAAAGTTTCTTTTGTTaatattgaagaagaaatgatTCTTCTCTTTCGCCTGCAGGGCTGTGCTCGTACATCGCTAAGTTCACCCAAGTGGGGCGACCCATGTAGCACATCATGGCTGTCACCGTCGATTTATTTATACGAAAGCTTATTAGAGATTGGCCCGCCCGCGGAATGCGTCGTGTCAATCTGTGAAAGGATGCTTGGGAAAAGCCTCCGCGGCTACGTCATCTTTGATATGCAACGCTGTGATGTAATTTTACGCGTCTTTCACTCTCGCTCATTCATTTCCTGTTTCG of Fusarium musae strain F31 chromosome 5, whole genome shotgun sequence contains these proteins:
- a CDS encoding hypothetical protein (EggNog:ENOG41), whose amino-acid sequence is MVRIPNDPYDLRFGHLSHDSPEIWDDNHQSFLRSARPVPVHSHNDYTRHIPLFEALGSGCISIEADVHLRHGNLFVAHSRLSVNPHRTLQGMYLKPLQRMLEARNAGVKDDDWQGFFEMAPKQTVTLLVDLKTAGPETFDALNAQLQPLRDLGYLTYWNGTERIIRPLTVVGTGNTPFESVLAMNSTHRDIFWDAKLESLVSTDDDFSTNPPTYKYNRSNSYFASTRFENAILYRSNFQRVLDTPPSRELDMALTQIEQAKDRGLLARYWDTPSKPPNVRDIAWRVLIDNGIGILNMDDMGLVRGRARGWGALGRDYL